tctctctcacctttgtTGTCTTTGAAGATAATGACGTCCTCGCTCATTCCCTGGGTACGGACGAGTGCCTTATATTTGGTCAGCACGCCCTCTCTCACATTCATCGCTCGACCTGAGAGCAGAATTGCATTTCACTACCACATGATGTCatttgtgatggaaaatctacatgttatgTTCAGGGTcttataaaatgtaattcttagtgtttcatgtgatgtaatctggtttcacattccgttcttggcatcttgctattctgcaaggtcttctaaatatgtaattcttagtgtttgatgtgatgtaatctggtttcataTTCCGTTTCCGTATTgtatgtagtttggtttgggcctgttttacttgacccccttgggagcgtagagaagcaaagggtgataaggaacagcctcaCCCACATTCTTAACCTCTGAAgaaacttcaatcaatagattaacatctggttaacaaaggtttttggtttattggggccaactgccctcaaggatccgatctaagtgCATAAAAGCTCCTGATTTTAGCTACTCAGTGGACTTTTTCCAAGCGTGCCTTTACTATATGAAGTACCACGCACGgagaactcccatctgaggcctcagattattgtaatgtatgcccgttttattgtttattgatgcatgttgtgatgtatctttgttcgtacctttttacaaatatatataacaactAATTGTctacagtattgtgtgctttttgcatctagtAAATATCTCCTCTGTCTTCGACGCAAACTCTGATAGAGAAGTTGCCACGACACATTCCATGAGAATCGCATGGGATTCATGATACCAAAACGATATGCAAGGGGGTGATAGGTGAGGATGAAAGACATACTGTACAGCTTGACTAGTGTGGTCTTGATCCCAGAGGGCTGCTCTGTGCTCAGTATGACCCATATGACGTACTCATTGTAGTTGGTCTGAACCACGTAGGTCTCAACATCTGCATTGAACtctatggacacacacacacacacacacacacacacacacacacacacacacacacacacacacacacacacacacacacacacacacacacacacacacacacacacacacacacacacacacatatatctcaGTGGCCTACAGTGGACATACATGGACACATCACATACATGAATGATGGGGGTTGAAGTAATATGATTATGATGTCTTTAATTATAATTaatgcaagagagagggaggcatacCATCAAAATGGTGGTAGAAATGCCCCGATTGGTTCGTCAGATGGAAATCGACGGATATCTGCTTACAAGTACCCGGgctatggacacacacacacacacacacacacacacacacacacacacacacacacacacacacacacacacacacacacacacacacacacacacacacttcttatgTCTAACACACTGAATTGAGTGGGTCTTTCCAACTCTGTGTGACTGTAATGTAGGCCTCATACCTTGGAACAGTTCCTCTCATTTGGACCACATTGTCCTCAGTGGAATTGTATAGTTCAAATTTCACAATGGCAGGGTTGTCTTTTTGTGCCTGCATGTAGTAAGGACAGGTAGCGACCACCGCCACCTCATACCAGAAACCCAGGAGCTGCAGGGAACACAAAGTAATCCCAATTCAGATGTATTTATAAAAGGTTTGCTGCTATGGGAGGACGGTGCGTGTGTAAGTAATGACCGCTGGTAGGTGGTGCCACCTGGTGCTCGTTAGTTCTGTCCCTGAGGATTCGTTCGTGTTTGATGAAAAACAAGAACTATCTCAAATGGCCACAGGGAGGAACCGAAGGCTAACAATAATGAAATTAAACGTAAGCGCGTTTGAATTGTGCATGCCGGAAGAAATAAAACGAGCATGGATGCAACAACATGAATAATGTttctcaaaataaaataagaggaaacaGTGAAACATCAAATATACACTTATGACTTATGGAATGAAACAGGCACAGCTTTAACTGTAAGGAATCGAAAGAGAAATAGAAAATACagaattaatttatttatctttACAATTCAATGCATTAGCCTACTCACTTTTTCCAGTTCAAAGTTCTCCTGTGGTCTAGGGAGGACCTCTTGGGGCAACGGGGAACCATGGTGGACACCAAATAAACATGCTAGAAGCAGCAAAACAACAAGAGACGCTCGGGTTTGCATTTTGAGACCTCCTGTTCGCTCTACTGACTAACGCTGGAATGCTGGGACCATAGACATCTGGCTGGGACCGCCCACTGACCTGCTGTTGTGACCGGATGTCAGCTTGCTGGGTGGAcctgaggatgaggatgatgatgattatattgtttaaaagtGTGGTTTGTAGCCCTTTGGTCCAAATTGTAATCGAtggaatacataaataaatctgACATTctgttgtgattgtgtgtgtgtgtgtaggcctacataatgcAATTAGTTATTTATCCTTTATGAATGAGTCTTTTATAATACTATAAGGCATCGGACTTCGGAACTTTGGacctaaaacaaacaaaaacacatcaaTATGTTGTTTCAGCAGAGTAACAAGAATTATATTTTGTTCTTTTCATTGGGTTGAAGTTGTGTAACACTAAACCCAGGCTTCTCTCAAAAAgataatatgtttttttcagacGCCATTAAATCATTCTTCGCTCTTTCACAAATTCCACATTGGACCGCATTCCACATGATACACACAACTGTAGCCTGATGCCACTGAGTCTCGATCAACTTAGATCTCAAGGTCAAGAAGATGTTATTGTGGATATCTCTCAACAAAGTCAAGGAGGAACCTATATGTCAAGGAGTATAGTGTTTGCCAGCCTTTAGTGAGGGTgtagagatatagatataaacAGTAGAAACCGACCAACAGGCTACTCTTTGATAGTAATTTCCTCTAAATACCAGAAGATGCAATTAATaaaggtttatgtgtgtgttaagcAGTACACAGGTAGACCGCAGACAAGCTGAAACTCTCAGGGAAGATCTAGAGAGGTGATGTACACTATATCCATGATTT
The nucleotide sequence above comes from Gadus chalcogrammus isolate NIFS_2021 chromosome 4, NIFS_Gcha_1.0, whole genome shotgun sequence. Encoded proteins:
- the LOC130380878 gene encoding protein AMBP-like isoform X1, which encodes MQTRASLVVLLLLACLFGVHHGSPLPQEVLPRPQENFELEKLLGFWYEVAVVATCPYYMQAQKDNPAIVKFELYNSTEDNVVQMRGTVPSPGTCKQISVDFHLTNQSGHFYHHFDEFNADVETYVVQTNYNEYVIWVILSTEQPSGIKTTLVKLYSRAMNVREGVLTKYKALVRTQGMSEDVIIFKDNKGECDQINAPRPVDAVCLMPNGG